The proteins below come from a single Ahaetulla prasina isolate Xishuangbanna chromosome 16, ASM2864084v1, whole genome shotgun sequence genomic window:
- the ST6GALNAC6 gene encoding alpha-N-acetylgalactosaminide alpha-2,6-sialyltransferase 6 isoform X2: MKNHQSPHAVVLVILFALFMLLIIYNSNSRNEGLRYTALQAKTPLPSSLKNWGVKGEYLPVPGGKPLVQHCNQCALITSSSHLLGSKLGKTIDQSECTIRMNDAPTTGFSEDVGNKTTFRVVAHSSAFRVLKRPQEFVNKTPENILIFWGPPLKMQKSIIKLIERVSLSFPNMTAFVVSPKRMQQFDELFRKETGKDRQTSRSWLSTGWFTMVIAVELCDKLHVYGMVPPSYCNKTPPHRLPYHYYEPKGPDECTTYIHNERSHKGNHHRFITEKRVFGRWANLYNITFSHPEWE, translated from the exons ATGAAGAACCACCAG AGCCCACACGCCGTCGTCCTGGTGATCCTCTTCGCCTTGTTTATGCTGCTGATCATTTACAATTCCAACAGCCGGAACGAAGGGCTCCGTTACACCGCTTTGCAGGCCAAGACCCCGCTGCCCTCCAGCCTCAAGAACTGGGGGGTGAAAGGCGAATACCTGCCTGTCCCCGGAGGGAAG CCCTTGGTTCAGCACTGCAACCAGTGTGCCCTCATCACCAGTTCCAGTCACCTCCTGGGCAGCAAACTGGGCAAAACCATCGACCAGTCCGAATGCACCATTCGCATGAACGACGCGCCCACCACGGGCTTCTCGGAAGACGTGGGGAACAAGACCACCTTCCGCGTCGTGGCTCACTCCAGCGCCTTCCGTGTCCTGAAGAGGCCCCAGGAATTCGTCAACAAGACCCCCGAGAACATCTTGATTTTCTGGGGGCCCCCGCTCAAGATGCAGAAGAGCATCATCAAACTCATCGAACGGGTCAGCCTCAGTTTCCCCAACATGACGGCCTTCGTGGTTTCCCCAAAGCGCATGCAACAGTTTGACGAATTGTTCCGAAAAGAGACGGGCAAGGACAG GCAGACTTCCCGGTCCTGGCTGAGCACCGGATGGTTTACCATGGTGATCGCGGTGGAATTGTGCGACAAACTCCATGTTTACGGTATGGTGCCTCCCAGCTACTGCAA TAAGACCCCTCCCCACCGGCTTCCCTACCACTATTACGAACCCAAAGGGCCCGACGAATGCACCACCTACATCCACAACGAACGCAGCCACAAAGGGAACCACCATCGGTTCATCACTGAGAAACGGGTGTTCGGCCGATGGGCTAATCTCTACAACATCACCTTCTCGCACCCCGAGTGGGAATAG
- the ST6GALNAC6 gene encoding alpha-N-acetylgalactosaminide alpha-2,6-sialyltransferase 6 isoform X1: protein MKNHQSPHAVVLVILFALFMLLIIYNSNSRNEGLRYTALQAKTPLPSSLKNWGVKGEYLPVPGGKPLVQHCNQCALITSSSHLLGSKLGKTIDQSECTIRMNDAPTTGFSEDVGNKTTFRVVAHSSAFRVLKRPQEFVNKTPENILIFWGPPLKMQKSIIKLIERVSLSFPNMTAFVVSPKRMQQFDELFRKETGKDRQTSRSWLSTGWFTMVIAVELCDKLHVYGMVPPSYCNSKTPPHRLPYHYYEPKGPDECTTYIHNERSHKGNHHRFITEKRVFGRWANLYNITFSHPEWE, encoded by the exons ATGAAGAACCACCAG AGCCCACACGCCGTCGTCCTGGTGATCCTCTTCGCCTTGTTTATGCTGCTGATCATTTACAATTCCAACAGCCGGAACGAAGGGCTCCGTTACACCGCTTTGCAGGCCAAGACCCCGCTGCCCTCCAGCCTCAAGAACTGGGGGGTGAAAGGCGAATACCTGCCTGTCCCCGGAGGGAAG CCCTTGGTTCAGCACTGCAACCAGTGTGCCCTCATCACCAGTTCCAGTCACCTCCTGGGCAGCAAACTGGGCAAAACCATCGACCAGTCCGAATGCACCATTCGCATGAACGACGCGCCCACCACGGGCTTCTCGGAAGACGTGGGGAACAAGACCACCTTCCGCGTCGTGGCTCACTCCAGCGCCTTCCGTGTCCTGAAGAGGCCCCAGGAATTCGTCAACAAGACCCCCGAGAACATCTTGATTTTCTGGGGGCCCCCGCTCAAGATGCAGAAGAGCATCATCAAACTCATCGAACGGGTCAGCCTCAGTTTCCCCAACATGACGGCCTTCGTGGTTTCCCCAAAGCGCATGCAACAGTTTGACGAATTGTTCCGAAAAGAGACGGGCAAGGACAG GCAGACTTCCCGGTCCTGGCTGAGCACCGGATGGTTTACCATGGTGATCGCGGTGGAATTGTGCGACAAACTCCATGTTTACGGTATGGTGCCTCCCAGCTACTGCAA CAGTAAGACCCCTCCCCACCGGCTTCCCTACCACTATTACGAACCCAAAGGGCCCGACGAATGCACCACCTACATCCACAACGAACGCAGCCACAAAGGGAACCACCATCGGTTCATCACTGAGAAACGGGTGTTCGGCCGATGGGCTAATCTCTACAACATCACCTTCTCGCACCCCGAGTGGGAATAG